From a region of the Spelaeicoccus albus genome:
- the hutH gene encoding histidine ammonia-lyase — MAKTKPVYIGIGPVSEGDLVKVARHGQPVELADDAKKAIADARGTIDKLAAGDTPVYGVSTGFGALATTHIPTEKRAELQRRLIRSHAAGSGAEVESEVVRALMLLRLSTLATGHTGIKLATAEAYAKLLSSQVTPVVYEYGSLGCSGDLAPLAHCALALIGEGQARKVDGTLLEGKAVLEAAGIDQIELAEKEGLALINGTDGMLGTLVLAMADLDELLKEADIAAAMTTEALLGTDRPFDENMINLRPQPGQALSAKNLRAVLKGSSIIESARGPQTYRVQDAYSIRCHPQVAGAVRNTLAHAREIAGYELASAIDNPVIAEGEVESNGNFHGAPVAYVLDFLAIGIADLASICERRTDRLLDKSRSHGLPPFLTYDAGVDSGGMITQYTSAGIVSELKRLAVPSSVDSIPSSAMQEDHVSMGWSGARKLRRSIDGLRRVIAIEILNAAKALDIRTGDEHRTPGPVTAAVVAELRKKVDGPGPDRFAHPEIAETVAALEEGRLVAAAKKAGAALV, encoded by the coding sequence ATGGCTAAGACGAAACCCGTATACATAGGCATTGGACCGGTGAGTGAAGGCGACTTGGTGAAGGTTGCCCGGCACGGACAACCCGTAGAGCTCGCCGACGATGCGAAAAAGGCAATCGCCGACGCGCGTGGAACCATTGACAAGCTCGCTGCCGGCGATACGCCGGTCTATGGAGTGTCCACCGGCTTCGGCGCGCTCGCAACCACTCATATTCCGACCGAAAAGCGCGCCGAACTGCAACGCCGGCTCATCCGGTCTCACGCTGCCGGTTCGGGAGCCGAAGTCGAAAGCGAAGTCGTCCGCGCGCTCATGCTGCTGCGCCTGTCCACGCTTGCGACAGGACACACCGGAATCAAATTGGCCACCGCGGAGGCGTACGCGAAGCTGTTGTCGTCGCAGGTCACGCCCGTCGTGTACGAATACGGATCGCTCGGGTGCTCGGGTGACCTCGCCCCGCTGGCCCATTGTGCCCTGGCGTTGATCGGAGAGGGCCAGGCCCGCAAGGTGGACGGCACACTCCTGGAAGGCAAAGCCGTTCTCGAGGCCGCCGGCATCGATCAGATCGAACTTGCCGAAAAGGAAGGCCTCGCGCTGATCAACGGCACCGACGGCATGCTTGGCACGCTCGTGTTGGCTATGGCCGATCTCGACGAATTGCTCAAGGAAGCCGATATCGCCGCGGCCATGACGACCGAAGCGCTGCTTGGCACCGACCGACCGTTCGACGAGAACATGATCAACTTGCGTCCGCAGCCCGGCCAGGCCCTGTCGGCGAAAAACCTCCGCGCCGTGCTCAAGGGGTCGTCGATCATCGAATCGGCCCGCGGCCCGCAGACCTACCGGGTGCAGGACGCGTATTCGATCCGTTGCCATCCCCAGGTGGCCGGCGCCGTCCGCAATACGCTGGCTCACGCCCGCGAGATTGCCGGCTACGAACTGGCCTCGGCCATCGACAATCCGGTCATCGCCGAGGGTGAGGTCGAGTCGAACGGCAATTTCCACGGCGCGCCCGTCGCGTACGTCCTCGACTTCCTGGCTATCGGTATCGCCGACCTGGCAAGCATTTGCGAACGCCGCACCGACCGGCTGCTGGACAAGTCCCGCTCGCACGGCCTGCCGCCGTTCCTCACGTACGACGCGGGCGTCGACTCCGGCGGAATGATCACCCAGTACACGTCGGCCGGTATCGTCAGCGAGCTGAAGCGACTGGCCGTCCCGTCGAGCGTGGACTCGATCCCGTCGTCCGCCATGCAGGAAGACCACGTATCGATGGGCTGGTCGGGTGCGCGCAAGCTGCGCCGCAGCATTGACGGCCTGCGCCGGGTAATTGCCATCGAAATCCTCAACGCGGCCAAAGCGCTCGACATCCGCACGGGCGATGAGCACCGGACGCCGGGACCGGTCACGGCCGCCGTCGTCGCCGAGCTGCGCAAAAAGGTCGATGGCCCCGGGCCCGATCGTTTCGCGCACCCCGAAATCGCCGAGACGGTCGCGGCGCTCGAAGAAGGCCGACTCGTCGCTGCAGCCAAGAAAGCCGGCGCAGCCCTGGTCTGA
- a CDS encoding APC family permease, with protein MSSDGPRAPADQPRSAISTLLRRRSIEDVAAQHTELKRRLTTLHLTALGVGGTVGTGIFFVLAEAAPMAGPGVVLSFMLAAVTAGLTALCYAEMASIAPVSGSSYSYAYLALGEFAAHLVGWFLILEYGVSSAAVAVGWSEYLNNLVIGVTGHAIPAALLSAPAGGGIVNLPAVVLVAMCGVLLIRGVRESAVVNAVMVGIKVAVLIFFVCVAVTGFTVDHFHNFFAHGWSGVGAAASIIFFSYIGLDAVSTAGDEAKDPKKSMPRALIYSLVIVTLVYLLVSLSAIGAQKYQMFAGQKAGLSQILANLTGASWPAIILSAGAVISVFSVTLVCMFGQTRIFFTMGQDGLMPKVFTAVSKRTGTPVKSTVIVSAFVALLAGLLPIDVLFEATSIGALSAFTSVALGVIVLRVRRPDLARGFTVPGYPVTPVLAIVACLYLLSGLSAVTWIAFVSWMALAVIVYFAYGRRHSTLNADAPPTPSPRVE; from the coding sequence GTGAGCTCCGACGGCCCGCGGGCGCCGGCGGACCAGCCGCGCTCCGCGATCTCGACACTGCTGCGGCGCCGGTCGATCGAAGACGTCGCAGCTCAGCACACCGAGCTGAAACGTCGTCTGACCACGCTGCACCTGACGGCTCTGGGCGTGGGCGGCACCGTCGGCACCGGCATCTTCTTCGTGCTGGCCGAGGCCGCGCCGATGGCCGGGCCCGGCGTCGTCCTGTCGTTCATGCTTGCGGCCGTGACCGCTGGGTTGACGGCGCTCTGCTATGCGGAAATGGCGTCCATCGCGCCAGTGTCGGGGTCATCGTATTCGTACGCGTATTTGGCGTTGGGGGAGTTCGCGGCGCACCTCGTCGGATGGTTCTTGATCCTCGAATACGGCGTGTCGTCGGCTGCCGTGGCGGTCGGATGGAGCGAATATCTCAACAACCTGGTCATCGGAGTCACCGGGCACGCGATTCCCGCGGCGTTGCTGAGCGCGCCGGCCGGAGGCGGAATCGTGAATCTCCCGGCAGTCGTCCTTGTTGCCATGTGCGGCGTCCTGTTGATCCGCGGCGTGCGGGAGTCGGCGGTGGTGAACGCCGTCATGGTCGGTATCAAGGTCGCGGTGCTCATCTTCTTTGTGTGCGTCGCCGTCACCGGGTTCACCGTCGATCATTTTCACAATTTCTTCGCCCATGGATGGTCGGGCGTCGGAGCTGCCGCATCGATCATCTTCTTCAGCTACATCGGGCTGGACGCCGTGTCGACCGCCGGTGACGAAGCGAAAGACCCGAAGAAGTCGATGCCCCGGGCGCTCATTTACTCGCTGGTGATCGTGACGCTTGTGTACCTGCTCGTGTCGCTGAGCGCCATCGGGGCGCAAAAATATCAAATGTTCGCCGGGCAGAAGGCCGGGCTGTCGCAGATCTTGGCGAACCTGACGGGCGCGTCATGGCCGGCGATCATCTTGTCGGCCGGCGCCGTGATCTCGGTGTTCTCGGTGACGCTGGTATGCATGTTCGGACAGACTCGCATCTTCTTCACCATGGGCCAGGACGGGCTGATGCCCAAGGTGTTCACGGCTGTGTCGAAGCGCACCGGCACGCCCGTGAAGAGCACCGTCATCGTCAGCGCGTTCGTTGCGCTCCTGGCCGGGCTGCTGCCGATCGACGTCTTGTTCGAAGCCACCAGCATCGGCGCGCTGTCGGCGTTCACGTCGGTGGCGCTGGGCGTGATCGTGCTGCGCGTGCGCCGTCCGGATCTCGCCCGCGGATTCACGGTGCCCGGATATCCCGTGACGCCGGTACTGGCGATCGTCGCGTGCCTCTACCTGCTGAGCGGACTCTCGGCGGTCACCTGGATCGCTTTCGTGAGTTGGATGGCGCTGGCCGTCATCGTGTATTTTGCCTATGGGCGCCGCCACTCCACGTTGAATGCGGACGCCCCACCCACACCTTCGCCGAGAGTGGAGTAG
- a CDS encoding RecQ family ATP-dependent DNA helicase, with protein MTETDLQAAATERLRALVGTPDAAFHPGQFEAVEALVARRRRALVVQRTGWGKSAVYFVATLLLRARGAGPTLIVSPLLALMRDQIAAAERAGVRAAAINSANAHEWSEVLGRLDADDVDVLLVSPERLNNPRFREEQLPQLVARTGLLVVDEAHCISDWGHDFRPDYRRLRELINRLDDSVPVLATTATANSRVVADVEEQLNAAAGAGRGYAGEPDGSGEPDGAGEVLTIRGPLARSSLRLGVLRLSDTRDRLAWLLTHLDDLPGSGIIYTLTVSAAEDTAAMLSDAGHPVRAYTGRTDPAERMEAEAALKANEVKALVATSALGMGFDKPDLGFVVHLGAPSSPVAYYQQVGRAGRATDNADVLLLPGREDKDIWTYFAFSSMPDEAKANSVLEVLGTGGVMSTAAIETHVDLKRTPLELLLKILDVDGAVQRVSGGWQSTGRPWVYDAERYARIADERVAEQNSMLEYETTSKCRMEYLARELDDPDAHPCGRCDNCAGQWFSADIAAGAGESATKTLSKVGVAVDPRAQWPTGMAALGVPVKGKIDTAERVERGRALARLTDLGWGNPLRDVFAGGAPDAPIDGGMLRAVVTVLADWDWQTRPAGVVAMPSRGHPQLIDSLARGLAEIGRLPYLGALDYAADGPSGETGGNSAYRLAAVWGQFAVGNELQAAVDRLDGAPLLLVDDLVDSRWTLTIAGRTLLQAGSGPVLPLALAMRG; from the coding sequence ATGACGGAGACAGATCTGCAGGCAGCGGCCACCGAAAGGCTCAGAGCGCTCGTCGGGACGCCGGACGCCGCGTTCCATCCGGGCCAGTTCGAGGCAGTCGAGGCTCTCGTCGCACGGCGTCGGCGCGCACTCGTCGTCCAACGTACCGGTTGGGGCAAGTCGGCGGTGTACTTCGTCGCCACGCTGCTGCTGCGAGCGCGCGGGGCGGGCCCGACGCTCATCGTGTCTCCCCTGCTTGCGCTCATGCGCGATCAAATTGCGGCGGCCGAACGTGCCGGGGTGCGGGCTGCAGCTATCAACTCCGCCAATGCACACGAATGGTCGGAGGTGCTCGGGCGGCTTGACGCGGACGACGTCGACGTACTGCTGGTTTCACCCGAGCGGCTGAACAACCCGCGCTTCCGCGAAGAACAACTTCCGCAACTCGTTGCCCGCACCGGCCTGCTCGTGGTGGACGAAGCACACTGCATTTCCGACTGGGGTCACGATTTTCGCCCCGATTACCGGCGGCTGCGAGAGCTGATCAACCGCCTCGACGACTCCGTCCCGGTTCTTGCCACGACGGCGACGGCCAACTCCCGCGTCGTCGCGGACGTCGAGGAGCAACTGAATGCGGCGGCCGGCGCCGGGCGCGGCTACGCAGGCGAACCCGACGGCTCAGGCGAACCCGACGGCGCAGGCGAAGTCCTCACAATCCGAGGGCCGCTGGCGCGCAGCTCGCTCAGGCTCGGCGTCCTGCGCCTGTCCGACACCAGGGACCGCCTCGCCTGGCTGCTCACCCATCTGGACGACCTGCCCGGAAGCGGCATCATTTACACGCTCACCGTGTCGGCGGCAGAAGACACTGCCGCAATGCTTTCCGACGCCGGGCATCCGGTCCGCGCGTACACGGGACGCACCGATCCAGCCGAGCGGATGGAAGCCGAAGCAGCACTGAAGGCCAATGAGGTGAAGGCGCTCGTCGCCACCAGCGCACTCGGAATGGGCTTCGATAAGCCCGATCTCGGCTTCGTCGTGCATTTGGGTGCGCCGTCGTCGCCGGTCGCCTACTATCAGCAGGTCGGTCGGGCCGGACGTGCGACCGACAATGCGGACGTTCTCTTGTTGCCGGGCCGCGAGGACAAGGACATTTGGACGTATTTCGCGTTCAGTTCAATGCCGGACGAGGCCAAGGCGAACTCAGTTCTCGAAGTGTTGGGCACTGGCGGCGTAATGTCGACCGCCGCCATCGAGACGCATGTCGATCTGAAGCGCACACCGCTCGAATTACTGCTGAAAATTCTGGACGTCGACGGCGCCGTTCAGCGCGTCTCCGGCGGCTGGCAATCGACTGGACGGCCGTGGGTCTACGACGCTGAACGGTACGCGCGCATCGCGGACGAGCGGGTGGCCGAGCAGAATTCGATGCTCGAATACGAGACGACGTCCAAGTGCCGAATGGAATATCTGGCCCGCGAACTCGATGATCCGGACGCCCACCCCTGCGGCAGATGCGACAACTGCGCCGGGCAGTGGTTTTCCGCCGACATCGCGGCCGGCGCCGGCGAAAGTGCGACAAAGACGCTGAGCAAAGTCGGGGTTGCCGTCGACCCTCGGGCGCAGTGGCCGACCGGCATGGCGGCCTTGGGCGTACCGGTCAAGGGAAAGATCGACACGGCGGAACGGGTTGAACGGGGCCGTGCGCTCGCCCGGCTGACCGACCTGGGCTGGGGAAACCCGCTGCGCGACGTGTTCGCCGGCGGCGCCCCGGATGCGCCGATCGACGGCGGCATGCTGCGGGCCGTGGTCACGGTACTCGCCGACTGGGACTGGCAGACCCGGCCGGCAGGGGTCGTGGCGATGCCTTCACGCGGGCACCCGCAACTTATCGACTCGCTCGCTCGCGGGCTGGCCGAGATCGGCCGGTTGCCGTACCTCGGTGCGCTCGATTACGCGGCCGACGGGCCGTCGGGCGAAACCGGCGGAAATAGCGCGTACCGGCTGGCGGCCGTGTGGGGACAGTTTGCCGTCGGCAACGAACTGCAAGCGGCGGTTGACCGGCTCGACGGCGCTCCCCTATTGCTGGTCGACGACCTGGTCGACAGCCGGTGGACGTTGACGATTGCCGGGCGGACGCTTCTCCAGGCCGGGTCCGGCCCCGTTCTCCCGTTGGCCCTTGCCATGCGTGGTTAG
- a CDS encoding alpha/beta fold hydrolase: protein MTHYATGRVISADGTVIGFRRLGNGPPVVLVHGGMQAAQDLMKLADALSAEFDVVVPDRRGRGLSGPYNGAIDDEVADVQAVVEQTAASRVFGLSSGALLALRTAARTPTVTRVALYEPPLSTNGSVPTSWTAAFERQIAAGDSTGALITVLKGLRIDPAMQRIPSFALRLVFTMLARRSRPDDVPLDELVPTMHYDMQLVRQLEDSAGDYANLHAEVLLLGGTKSPDYLTAALDELETRLPNRRRVTFDGIGHTAPADDGAPERVAAELGEFFRESADD, encoded by the coding sequence ATGACACATTACGCGACCGGACGGGTCATCTCGGCCGATGGCACGGTCATCGGCTTTCGGCGCCTGGGCAACGGACCGCCGGTGGTTCTGGTGCACGGCGGTATGCAGGCGGCGCAGGACTTGATGAAGCTGGCCGACGCCCTGTCCGCCGAATTCGACGTCGTCGTACCGGATCGTCGCGGCCGCGGGCTGAGCGGGCCGTATAACGGCGCGATTGACGACGAAGTCGCCGACGTGCAGGCGGTAGTTGAGCAGACAGCGGCGTCGCGTGTCTTTGGGTTGAGTTCCGGCGCGCTGTTGGCTTTGCGGACAGCTGCGCGGACGCCGACCGTGACACGGGTTGCCCTTTATGAACCGCCGTTGTCGACGAACGGTTCGGTGCCCACGTCATGGACTGCCGCGTTCGAACGCCAAATTGCGGCCGGAGACTCGACCGGTGCCCTCATTACGGTCCTCAAGGGCCTCAGGATCGACCCGGCGATGCAACGAATTCCGAGCTTCGCACTTCGACTCGTGTTCACGATGCTTGCCCGGAGATCGCGGCCGGACGACGTGCCGCTCGACGAGCTAGTGCCCACCATGCACTACGACATGCAGCTGGTGCGGCAACTTGAGGATTCGGCCGGCGACTACGCGAACCTGCACGCCGAAGTCCTGCTGCTCGGCGGAACGAAGTCGCCGGATTATTTGACCGCCGCGCTCGACGAACTCGAGACGCGACTGCCGAACCGCCGGCGTGTCACGTTCGACGGAATCGGGCATACCGCCCCGGCTGACGACGGGGCACCGGAGCGTGTCGCCGCTGAACTGGGTGAATTCTTCCGAGAATCTGCGGACGACTGA
- the ddaH gene encoding dimethylargininase produces the protein MSIRAALVRKPVERLDEGVAEDAVPVDVARAEEQWTEYVDAVKGAGYEIIEVPASPDHPDSVFVEDTVVVYKHHAVIANAGHPTRRGEQDGTKSVLADRGYEISEISHPATLDGGDVLKIGDTIYVGHSGRTNAEGVSQLRAALTPAGATVVGVPVSKVLHLKSAVTALPDGTVIGYEPNVDQPGLFPQFLALPEPHGSAVVVLSDDTVLMSTSGPENVQTVRSLGWNVVTVNISELEKLDGCVTCLSVRLRDLPA, from the coding sequence ATGAGCATTCGTGCCGCCTTGGTACGTAAACCGGTCGAGCGATTGGACGAGGGGGTCGCGGAAGACGCGGTCCCGGTCGACGTTGCCCGGGCGGAGGAGCAGTGGACGGAATACGTTGACGCGGTGAAAGGCGCCGGCTACGAAATCATCGAGGTGCCTGCCTCACCGGATCACCCCGATTCGGTGTTCGTGGAGGATACCGTCGTCGTCTACAAACATCACGCGGTCATCGCCAATGCCGGTCATCCGACCCGCCGCGGCGAACAGGACGGTACCAAATCGGTCTTGGCCGACCGCGGATACGAGATTTCGGAGATCTCGCACCCGGCCACTCTCGACGGCGGCGACGTGCTCAAGATCGGCGACACCATTTACGTCGGGCACTCCGGCAGGACGAATGCCGAGGGCGTTTCGCAGTTGCGTGCCGCTTTGACGCCGGCCGGCGCGACAGTTGTAGGAGTGCCGGTATCGAAGGTCTTGCATTTGAAGTCCGCCGTGACCGCGCTTCCGGACGGCACCGTGATCGGCTACGAGCCGAACGTTGACCAGCCGGGATTGTTCCCGCAGTTCCTCGCATTGCCTGAGCCGCATGGCAGCGCGGTCGTCGTCTTGAGCGATGACACGGTCCTCATGTCGACGTCGGGGCCGGAAAACGTCCAGACGGTGCGGTCGCTCGGCTGGAACGTCGTCACCGTCAATATCAGCGAGCTGGAAAAGCTCGACGGTTGCGTCACCTGCTTGTCGGTGCGGTTGCGCGACCTGCCGGCCTGA
- a CDS encoding APC family permease — MSSQGVEKFGYKQELRRSLTFVDLVVYGLIFMVPIAPFAIFGSVFQSSGGMVPLTYIIALVAMIFTANSYAQMAQEYPMAGSVYTYVGRGIARPVGFVAGWMILLDYILVPCLLYLAASLAMVAIIPAIPIWAWLIIFVVLNTLINYLGISLTAKVNKIMLVAELIVLVIYLAIGITALAQGKGGHDFGLSGFYNPETFTFSLIFGAASIAVLSFLGFDAVSTLAEENQGTSKQLARSMIVALGGVAVLFVAQTWVAGLLVEDPDKLIKNGDAAGVAFYETAGFAGGPWLYILTAVSTAIAWGFADALVAQAATSRLLFAMARDRQLPKFLRKVSVKHKVPVNATFLVAILSLILGIVLTILPDGLALISTMVNFGALTAFSILNVAVMWHFYIKKKTGRWFIHLVCPIIGLCVLGAVLYNARETAQTVGLIWLAIGIVLSIVLLRRGVMKRDMTIDESGVK, encoded by the coding sequence ATGTCGTCGCAGGGTGTAGAAAAGTTCGGGTACAAACAAGAGCTTAGGCGGTCGCTGACGTTCGTCGATTTGGTCGTGTACGGCCTCATCTTCATGGTGCCGATCGCACCCTTCGCGATTTTTGGCAGCGTGTTCCAGTCCTCCGGCGGCATGGTGCCGCTGACGTATATCATCGCCCTTGTCGCGATGATCTTCACTGCGAACTCGTACGCCCAAATGGCGCAGGAGTACCCGATGGCCGGATCGGTGTACACCTACGTCGGCCGCGGGATCGCCCGGCCTGTCGGGTTCGTCGCCGGCTGGATGATTCTTCTTGATTACATTTTGGTGCCGTGTTTGCTTTATCTGGCGGCTTCGCTGGCCATGGTCGCGATCATCCCGGCGATTCCAATTTGGGCATGGCTGATTATCTTCGTCGTACTGAACACGCTCATCAATTACTTGGGTATTTCCCTGACCGCGAAGGTCAACAAGATCATGCTTGTGGCCGAGCTCATCGTGTTGGTGATCTATCTCGCTATTGGCATCACGGCCCTTGCGCAAGGAAAGGGAGGCCATGATTTCGGGCTTTCCGGCTTTTATAATCCAGAAACTTTTACCTTCTCCCTGATCTTCGGCGCCGCATCCATAGCCGTTCTGAGCTTCCTTGGATTCGATGCTGTCTCGACACTGGCCGAAGAAAATCAGGGCACGTCGAAACAGCTCGCTCGGTCGATGATCGTCGCACTCGGAGGCGTCGCAGTTCTGTTCGTTGCGCAGACCTGGGTTGCTGGTCTGCTCGTGGAGGACCCGGACAAGCTGATCAAGAATGGCGATGCCGCGGGAGTGGCTTTCTACGAGACGGCCGGCTTCGCAGGAGGACCGTGGCTGTACATTCTGACGGCTGTTTCTACCGCGATTGCCTGGGGGTTTGCAGACGCGTTGGTAGCGCAGGCAGCAACGTCTCGGTTGCTGTTCGCCATGGCGCGGGATCGTCAGCTTCCCAAGTTCTTACGCAAGGTCAGCGTCAAGCACAAGGTGCCCGTCAACGCGACGTTCCTTGTCGCGATCTTGTCGCTGATCCTTGGCATCGTCCTCACCATCTTGCCCGACGGACTTGCTCTGATCAGCACGATGGTCAACTTCGGAGCACTGACGGCGTTTTCCATCCTCAATGTGGCAGTGATGTGGCACTTCTACATCAAGAAGAAGACCGGCCGATGGTTCATCCACCTCGTGTGCCCGATTATTGGACTGTGCGTGCTGGGCGCAGTGTTGTACAACGCGCGGGAAACAGCCCAAACGGTCGGACTCATTTGGCTCGCCATTGGAATCGTCTTGTCAATTGTGCTGCTCCGCCGTGGAGTCATGAAGCGCGATATGACCATCGACGAATCCGGAGTCAAATGA
- a CDS encoding acetamidase/formamidase family protein codes for MRIHQLAPEPDEYSYVFGGRDPQLSVDPGDIVEVSTEDCFGGMVKTSRDLPSETVAFDRLNPVSGPIEIRGAEPGDLLAVHFASIVPARDYAISATFPHFGALTGSHETVTLQPPLDERVWIYDIDVDAWTATFSATRSDHRLVMPLDPMHGTVGVAPASDEVRLVVTPSTYGGNMDTPELRAGVTLYLPVNVPGAMLSLGDGHARQGEGELCGTGLECAMNSVIAVDVVKGAAPAWPRLQNDEYLMSTGSMRPLEDAFRISQRDLVNWTAELTGMDTLDAYQLVSQTVRTPAANVCDPNFTMMAKLPTWALHDASVYGGMHQHLKAVSAKYRN; via the coding sequence ATGCGGATACATCAGTTGGCCCCCGAACCTGACGAGTACTCGTACGTTTTCGGCGGACGAGACCCACAATTGTCTGTCGACCCTGGCGACATCGTCGAGGTCAGCACCGAAGACTGTTTTGGGGGGATGGTCAAAACTTCCCGCGACCTTCCGAGCGAAACAGTGGCCTTCGACAGGCTCAATCCCGTTAGCGGCCCTATTGAGATTCGCGGCGCCGAGCCCGGGGATCTGTTGGCCGTTCATTTCGCGAGCATTGTGCCGGCACGCGATTACGCAATTTCTGCGACGTTTCCACACTTCGGAGCATTGACGGGCAGCCACGAGACAGTGACGCTCCAGCCGCCGCTGGATGAAAGAGTCTGGATCTACGACATCGACGTCGATGCGTGGACAGCGACTTTCTCGGCAACGCGCTCCGATCATAGGCTCGTGATGCCTCTCGATCCGATGCACGGCACAGTCGGCGTGGCACCGGCAAGTGATGAGGTGCGTTTGGTGGTCACACCCTCGACGTACGGAGGGAACATGGACACACCCGAATTGCGCGCGGGCGTGACACTTTATTTGCCGGTGAACGTGCCCGGAGCAATGTTGTCGCTCGGCGATGGACACGCCCGGCAAGGGGAAGGCGAACTGTGCGGAACGGGGCTTGAGTGCGCGATGAACAGTGTAATCGCAGTGGATGTCGTAAAAGGAGCAGCTCCAGCGTGGCCGCGTTTGCAAAACGATGAATATTTGATGTCCACGGGGTCAATGCGGCCGCTCGAAGATGCTTTTCGCATTTCGCAGCGTGATCTTGTCAACTGGACAGCTGAATTGACCGGCATGGACACTCTTGACGCGTATCAACTTGTCAGCCAGACGGTGAGGACGCCGGCGGCCAATGTTTGTGATCCGAATTTCACCATGATGGCAAAGTTGCCGACATGGGCGCTGCACGACGCTTCCGTCTACGGTGGCATGCATCAGCATCTCAAGGCAGTGTCGGCGAAATATCGAAACTGA
- a CDS encoding MarR family winged helix-turn-helix transcriptional regulator, translating into MNHTSEALNSTVPLGIGLVSLQRTFAKRLAVPFSEEHSNTDQWCVLAAIAKLASPTMSDLALESGLANATLTRTVDSLVNNALVFRLADKGDRRRINVYLSDFGRQRLNRLNDIADASEKALADEIGDPLLGRLRRCVDQTIIALSND; encoded by the coding sequence ATGAACCACACGAGCGAAGCGCTGAATTCGACGGTACCGCTGGGGATCGGGCTCGTCTCTCTTCAGCGCACGTTCGCCAAGCGCCTCGCCGTTCCGTTTTCCGAAGAGCACTCGAACACCGACCAATGGTGTGTGCTTGCCGCAATCGCCAAACTCGCGTCACCCACTATGAGCGACCTGGCACTCGAAAGTGGTCTGGCCAATGCAACGCTGACTCGCACGGTCGACTCCTTAGTGAACAATGCGCTCGTCTTTCGCCTGGCGGACAAAGGCGATCGCCGGCGCATTAACGTCTATCTTTCTGATTTCGGCCGGCAACGGCTTAATCGCCTCAATGACATCGCCGATGCGTCCGAAAAAGCTCTTGCCGACGAGATCGGCGATCCGTTGCTAGGTCGTTTGCGTCGATGCGTCGATCAGACGATCATCGCGCTCTCCAACGACTAG
- a CDS encoding ABC transporter substrate-binding protein has protein sequence MSANPSLLFPSEIILAGRQSGRLVIGLLVPLSGIMGAIGPSTVNCAQLAAEEASSRGNGRLVDLLLIDAGRTRAEVEREISALVSSGLVDGIVGCHTSDIRASVVRAVNARVPYVFTPPREFERIGSRSSYLLGPAPDCQLAASLRWFHEYQHIRRWALIGSDYVWPRHVHRAARAILGDFGLEVTYERTVRFGDVDAESIIHQMQNTRSQGLIVSLVGRDAVEFHRQFAAHGRASSIPRLCTSFDEDSLLAVGGDSTGALFAAMPSFLTDGDERHQKLLAAYENRFGAFAPSLGAYSESVYDGVHLMSSLRMARNGDQPSLIPLANGMVRRRDDMWQSSPLGAPGRAMTLGQANGTAMNVVQRFALA, from the coding sequence ATGAGCGCCAACCCGAGCCTGCTGTTTCCATCTGAAATAATCCTAGCCGGTCGTCAGTCGGGGCGGCTGGTCATCGGGTTGCTCGTGCCATTGTCCGGGATCATGGGAGCGATTGGTCCGTCGACCGTCAACTGCGCGCAGCTGGCTGCCGAAGAAGCATCAAGCCGCGGCAACGGCCGACTCGTGGACCTGTTGCTGATCGATGCCGGTCGAACACGTGCGGAGGTCGAACGGGAAATTTCGGCGCTTGTCTCGAGTGGATTGGTTGATGGAATCGTCGGCTGTCACACGTCGGATATCCGCGCGTCGGTGGTCCGAGCCGTCAACGCGCGGGTGCCGTATGTGTTTACGCCTCCACGCGAGTTCGAACGAATCGGATCGCGCAGTTCGTATCTGCTTGGTCCTGCCCCGGATTGCCAACTGGCTGCGTCGCTTCGGTGGTTCCATGAGTATCAGCACATTCGACGCTGGGCCTTGATCGGAAGCGATTACGTCTGGCCGCGGCACGTTCACCGCGCCGCCCGTGCCATTCTTGGTGATTTCGGACTCGAGGTGACATATGAGCGGACTGTGCGCTTTGGCGACGTGGATGCCGAATCGATCATCCATCAAATGCAGAACACTCGGTCTCAAGGCTTGATCGTGTCACTTGTCGGCCGCGACGCCGTCGAATTCCATCGACAATTTGCCGCTCATGGTCGGGCATCGTCGATACCGCGACTCTGCACGAGCTTTGACGAGGATAGCCTGCTCGCTGTCGGAGGCGATTCCACCGGAGCCTTGTTTGCCGCGATGCCGAGCTTCTTGACGGACGGCGACGAGCGGCACCAGAAATTGCTGGCAGCGTACGAGAATCGGTTCGGAGCTTTCGCGCCCTCCCTTGGAGCGTATTCGGAAAGCGTCTACGACGGAGTTCACTTAATGTCGTCATTACGGATGGCACGAAACGGCGATCAACCTTCGCTCATCCCGCTAGCGAACGGAATGGTGCGACGCCGTGATGACATGTGGCAGTCGTCGCCTTTGGGAGCGCCCGGCCGTGCTATGACCCTCGGGCAGGCGAACGGCACGGCCATGAACGTCGTGCAGCGTTTCGCTCTTGCATAA